Proteins from one Mercurialis annua linkage group LG7, ddMerAnnu1.2, whole genome shotgun sequence genomic window:
- the LOC130014822 gene encoding uncharacterized protein LOC130014822 — protein MEAQGRGDRVSQRENVGQQGRNVEDEAESRGSTDHELESEARAHVVNQPVPPVPPAVPILQLDPAILAQTIIATLQAQDTRRKPGDIIEHAKKCGAFDFHGSIDSKEADRWLRATDKSFNTLELTDVQKVSNVYGLLHDTADAWFARIRLLLGDQLTWEIFKTEFRREYLTNAYNAERQNEFIALKQGSMTVREYIDKFEELYKFASEIFPTEAQKCYRFKEGLQTVLKNELSLYEGTQFRGWVEKAIEKEKLREELEQESKQKASVWTGKQGGFNKGTSSFQQRKSDIGGSRGNRIPWSWSGSQRPQSHDSNFSARQPASSVGRVASKKRSITCFECGGMGHIRRDCPSMAQFSSGRGRGFQGTANRGGRTSGFDRGSGRGSGFNANKEGGASTSAQPMQGTQTNKPAVQPRVFALTQQEAAASPDVISGARFGNDGASRK, from the exons ATGGAAGCTCAAGGTCGTGGAGATAGGGTTTCTCAACGTGAGAATGTTGGCCAACAGGGAAGGAATGTAGAGGATGAAGCAGAGTCTAGGGGTAGTACTGATCATGAATTAGAGTCTGAGGCTAGGGCTCATGTAGTTAATCAACCAGTACCTCCTGTACCCCCAGCTGTACCAATCCTACAGCTAGATCCTGCTATCTTAGCACAAACCATCATTGCTACTCTACAAGCTCAAGACACAAGAAGAAAACCTGGGGATATCATTGAACATGCTAAAAAGTGTGGAGCATTTGATTTTCATGGCTCCATTGATTCCAAAGAAGCAGATAGATGGCTTAGAGCTACAGATAAGTCTTTTAATACTTTAGAGTTGACAGATGTGCAGAAGGTCAGTAATGTTTATGGCTTGCTACATGATACAGCAGATGCATGGTTTGCTAGGATCAGATTGCTATTAGGAGATCAGTTGACCTGGGAGATATTCAAGACTGAGTTTCGCAGGGAGTATTTAACTAACGCATACAATGCAGAAAGGCAGAATGAGTTTATTGCTCTAAAGCAGGGTTCAATGACAGTGCGGGAATACATCGATAAATTTGAAGAACTTTACAAGTTTGCATCAGAAATCTTTCCTACAGAAGCTCAAAAATGTTACAGATTCAAAGAGGGGCTGCAAACTGTTTTGAAGAATGAACTATCATTGTATGAGGGAACACAGTTTAGAGGCTGGGTAGAGAAGGcgatagaaaaagaaaagctgAGAGAAGAGCTTGAACAAGAGAGTAAACAAAAAGCTTCTGTTTGGACTGGAAAACAAGGGGGATTTAATAAGGGAACTAGCTCATTTCAACAAAGAAaatcagacattggaggatctAGAGGTAACAGAATACCCTGGTCTTGGTCTGGTTCACAGAGACCTCAGTCACATGATAGCAATTTCTCAGCGAGACAACCAGCATCTAGTGTTGGCAGAGTGGCTAGCAAGAAGAGATCTATAACTTGCTTTGAATGTGGTGGCATGGGACATATTAGGAGGGATTGTCCTAGTATGGCACAGTTTAGCTCAGGTCGTGGCAGAGGTTTTCAAGGTACTGCAAATAGAGGTGGTCGAACGTCAGGCTTTGATAGAGGTTCAGGTCGAGGTTCTGGCTTTAATGCGAATAAGGAAGGCGGAGCCTCAACTTCAGCACAACCTATGCAAGGTACCCAAACTAATAAACCTGCTGTACAACCTAGAGTATTTGCTTTGACTCAACAAGAGGCAGCGGCTTCTCCAGATGTTATTTCTG GTGCTCGTTTTGGCAACGACGGTGCAAGTAGAAAGTAA
- the LOC126656346 gene encoding protein trichome birefringence-like 14 isoform X1, whose protein sequence is MKPTNYVRLSGRYVSITLLILGFATIFLWARQKNLFDHLTFLSSDFFVASLKDSLSSVSSNSKENVKGKASHSVTSKEMESPKRSSSESPKNFTSSVALEREDTDGDRMSSAEMKACNYAKGRWVPDSKRPLYSGFGCKQWLSEMWACRLTQRTDFSFEGYRWEPENCKMAEFESTQFLKRMRDKTIAFIGDSLGRQQFQSLMCMATGGEWRLDVENVGAEYGLVKARGAVRPDGWAYRFSNTNTTILYYWSASLADLEPLNSTNPTTDVAMHLDRAPAFLRRFLHRFDVLVLNTGHHWNRGKINANRWVMYVDGKPLQDQKLAEIWNAKNFTIHSIVTWLDAQLASHPRLVAIFRTISPRHFRNGDWNSGGNCDNTTPLTGGTGVSQNESSDAVVWSAVKGTKVKLLDVTALSELRDEAHMSRYSVKATKGANDCLHWCLPGIPDTWNELLAAHI, encoded by the exons ATGAAACCCACAAATTACGTGAGATTGAGCGGCAGATACGTATCCATTACTCTGCTGATTCTTGGGTTTGCCACCATTTTTCTTTGGGCTCGCCAGAAGAATCTCTTTGACCACCTTACCTTTCTCTCTTCAG ACTTTTTCGTTGCCTCCCTAAAAGATTCGCTTTCTTCTGTGTCTTCGAATTCAAAGGAGAATGTTAAAGGAAAAGCATCTCATTCTGTAACTTCAAAAGAAATGGAAAGCCCAAAGAGAAGCTCTAGTGAGTCACCAAAGAATTTTACTTCCTCAGTAGCACTTGAAAGGGAAGATACTGATGGAGATAGGATGTCTTCTGCCGAGATGAAAG CCTGCAATTATGCCAAGGGTAGATGGGTGCCAGATAGTAAGCGACCATTGTACTCTGGTTTTGGATGTAAACAATGGTTGTCAGAAATGTGGGCATGTAGACTGACTCAACGAACTGATTTTTCCTTTGAGGGGTATAGGTGGGAGCCTGAGAATTGCAAAATGGCAGAGTTTGAATCGActcaattcctaaaaag GATGCGGGATAAAACAATTGCATTTATAGGAGATTCGTTGGGCAGGCAACAATTTCAATCTTTGATGTGCATGGCTACTGGTGGGGAATGGAGGTTAGATGTTGAGAATGTGGGGGCAGAATATGGTCTTGTGAAGGCGCGTGGAGCTGTTCGTCCTGATGGGTGGGCATACCGGTTCTCAAACACCAATACTACCATTTTATACTACTGGTCAGCAAGCCTTGCAGACCTTGAGCCCTTGAACAGCACCAATCCAACCACTGATGTTGCAATGCATTTAGACCGCGCACCAGCTTTCTTGAGACGATTCCTCCATCGGTTTGATGTGTTGGTTCTCAACACAGGACATCATTGGAATAGAGGGAAGATTAATGCAAACCGTTGGGTGATGTATGTAGATGGGAAGCCCCTCCAAGATCAAAAACTTGCAGAAATTTGGAACGCCAAGAATTTTACTATACATAGTATTGTCACTTGGCTGGACGCACAACTTGCTTCTCATCCCCGACTagtagctatctttaggaccATCTCACCAAGGCATTTCCGTAACGGAGACTGGAATAGTGGAGGTAACTGTGATAATACTACTCCATTGACAGGAGGAACCGGAGTTTCACAAAACGAATCAAGTGATGCAGTTGTGTGGAGTGCTGTCAAGGGGACAAAAGTAAAACTGTTAGATGTTACTGCTTTGTCTGAGCTAAGGGATGAGGCTCACATGTCACGGTACAGTGTTAAGGCGACAAAGGGTGCCAATGATTGCTTGCACTGGTGTTTACCCGGTATCCCAGACACTTGGAATGAACTCCTTGCTGCTCATATATAG
- the LOC126656346 gene encoding protein trichome birefringence-like 14 isoform X2: MESPKRSSSESPKNFTSSVALEREDTDGDRMSSAEMKACNYAKGRWVPDSKRPLYSGFGCKQWLSEMWACRLTQRTDFSFEGYRWEPENCKMAEFESTQFLKRMRDKTIAFIGDSLGRQQFQSLMCMATGGEWRLDVENVGAEYGLVKARGAVRPDGWAYRFSNTNTTILYYWSASLADLEPLNSTNPTTDVAMHLDRAPAFLRRFLHRFDVLVLNTGHHWNRGKINANRWVMYVDGKPLQDQKLAEIWNAKNFTIHSIVTWLDAQLASHPRLVAIFRTISPRHFRNGDWNSGGNCDNTTPLTGGTGVSQNESSDAVVWSAVKGTKVKLLDVTALSELRDEAHMSRYSVKATKGANDCLHWCLPGIPDTWNELLAAHI; encoded by the exons ATGGAAAGCCCAAAGAGAAGCTCTAGTGAGTCACCAAAGAATTTTACTTCCTCAGTAGCACTTGAAAGGGAAGATACTGATGGAGATAGGATGTCTTCTGCCGAGATGAAAG CCTGCAATTATGCCAAGGGTAGATGGGTGCCAGATAGTAAGCGACCATTGTACTCTGGTTTTGGATGTAAACAATGGTTGTCAGAAATGTGGGCATGTAGACTGACTCAACGAACTGATTTTTCCTTTGAGGGGTATAGGTGGGAGCCTGAGAATTGCAAAATGGCAGAGTTTGAATCGActcaattcctaaaaag GATGCGGGATAAAACAATTGCATTTATAGGAGATTCGTTGGGCAGGCAACAATTTCAATCTTTGATGTGCATGGCTACTGGTGGGGAATGGAGGTTAGATGTTGAGAATGTGGGGGCAGAATATGGTCTTGTGAAGGCGCGTGGAGCTGTTCGTCCTGATGGGTGGGCATACCGGTTCTCAAACACCAATACTACCATTTTATACTACTGGTCAGCAAGCCTTGCAGACCTTGAGCCCTTGAACAGCACCAATCCAACCACTGATGTTGCAATGCATTTAGACCGCGCACCAGCTTTCTTGAGACGATTCCTCCATCGGTTTGATGTGTTGGTTCTCAACACAGGACATCATTGGAATAGAGGGAAGATTAATGCAAACCGTTGGGTGATGTATGTAGATGGGAAGCCCCTCCAAGATCAAAAACTTGCAGAAATTTGGAACGCCAAGAATTTTACTATACATAGTATTGTCACTTGGCTGGACGCACAACTTGCTTCTCATCCCCGACTagtagctatctttaggaccATCTCACCAAGGCATTTCCGTAACGGAGACTGGAATAGTGGAGGTAACTGTGATAATACTACTCCATTGACAGGAGGAACCGGAGTTTCACAAAACGAATCAAGTGATGCAGTTGTGTGGAGTGCTGTCAAGGGGACAAAAGTAAAACTGTTAGATGTTACTGCTTTGTCTGAGCTAAGGGATGAGGCTCACATGTCACGGTACAGTGTTAAGGCGACAAAGGGTGCCAATGATTGCTTGCACTGGTGTTTACCCGGTATCCCAGACACTTGGAATGAACTCCTTGCTGCTCATATATAG